A single region of the Triticum dicoccoides isolate Atlit2015 ecotype Zavitan chromosome 2B, WEW_v2.0, whole genome shotgun sequence genome encodes:
- the LOC119360338 gene encoding uncharacterized protein LOC119360338: MKCSAKQTCGLPILLALCVPDPGGPAHSHVIFGSIPPESCLSDPSISPWIEKYGSATTLRHRPPLPFLFCVLPNPSRDRRCGGWPASRARGWRASRGRSSRGGGQTWRGVGGEVRGNEGVPLGDLFRWSGRWLEEEEAGAPAIREAEESSGWPHSEANERLSRSSAGNKKIGGSSRKLGVDGSPRSAIAPCVTRSAASSLPHSIEARCHDRGSPRKPGSGHPGGDVTAKATRTASQWLPGSSFTLPHRPWLQNLGDYTSCTLPGFLLQQLRSFRDISGSTRDAKRSIYVVIVIGLILIYIAVHVCAVGLKENVVAEPVPVPAATTSAPAFARRVAGERSSNQQLDDNGQVLRLIAILAAALTYQAGLSPPGGFWPADDEQLGHRAGYPVLLDNYPRRYSAFFYCNAVSFMASVAVILLLVNQKLYRRVIRGYRLHACMALGMYALMGAYASGSSRHLKTSIYMLTMVMAVVLLPVCIFSYNRFVRYRIKHQVEPTTRPRRRRERAEKDEQLEYLMLLGVLAASVTYQSGLRPPGGVWQEDSAAYSAGDPMLFDINRRRYDIFFYSNSASFIASVVAIVMLLPLTLSNLERLRHCLPFHTGDPKWALWPVHAALLLDMLGLLVAYVAGSTRNWESSRNVTFLFVPLLVYISAYPLVVAIFIRNKHRRSPQQSRMQAVEQMRPEV, translated from the exons ATGAAATGTTCTGCGAAGCAGACGTGTGGCCTGCCGATACTTCTAGCGCTCTGCGTCCCCGATCCCGGCGGCCCCGCCCATAGCCATGTGATTTTTGGGTCGATTCCACCTGAATCGTGCCTCTCTGACCCTTCTATCTCTCCCTGGATCGAGAAATACGGATCCGCAACAACATTGCGCCACCGGCCCCCCCTTCCCTTCCTCTTTTGTGTGCTTCCCAATCCATCCCGAGATAGACGCTGCGGAGGTTGGCCTGCTAGCAGGGCGCGGGGCTGGCGAGCGTCGAGGGGTCGCAGCAGTAGAGGGGGAGGTCAGACATGGCGGGGAGTAGGCGGCGAGGTGCGCGGCAATGAAGGCGTTCCGCTCGGCGATCTCTTCCGATGGAGCGGGAggtggttggaggaggaggaggcgggcgccCCTGCAATTCGCGAGGCCGAGGAGAGCAGCGGTTGGCCCCACAGCGAGGCCAACGAGAGGTTGAGTCGCTCGAGCGCCGGGAACAAGAAGATCGGCGGGAGCAGCAGGAAGTTGGGAGTCGACGGGTCCCCGCGCAGCGCCATCGCGCCCTGCGTCACCCGGTCCGCCGCCAGCAGCCTGCCGCACTCCATCGAGGCCCGGTGCCACGACCGAGGGTCGCCCAGGAAGCCTGGGAGTGGACATCCAGGAGGCGACGTGACAGCGAAGGCGACAAGAACGGCGTCGCAA TGGCTGCCGGGCAGCAGTTTCACACTACCACACCGCCCTTGGCTTCAAAATCTG GGTG ACTACACATCATGCACGCTACCAGGTTTTCTTCTACAGCAACTCCGCAGCTTTCGTGACATCTCTG GGAGCACCAGAGATGCAAAAAGGTCCATCTATGTTGTCATCGTGATTGGCCTTATCCTCATCTACATCGCCGTCCATGTTTGTGCGGTAGGCCTGAAGGAGAACGTGGTTGCTGAACCTGTTCCTGTTCCTGCTGCTACTACATCTGCTCCTGCTTTTGCAAGGCGAGTAGCTGGGGAACGAAGCAGCAACCAGCAGCTGGATGACAATGGTCAAGTGCTGCGTCTAATCGCCATCTTAGCCGCGGCACTTACGTACCAAGCCGGGCTGTCCCCGCCTGGCGGCTTCTGGCCGGCGGATGACGAGCAGCTTGGCCACCGCGCGGGCTACCCCGTCCTGCTCGACAACTACCCGCGCCGCTACAGTGCCTTTTTCTACTGCAACGCCGTCAGCTTCATGGCGTCGGTGGCTGTCATTCTACTCCTCGTGAACCAAAAGCTGTACAGGCGAGTGATACGGGGCTACCGGCTCCACGCGTGCATGGCGTTGGGCATGTACGCTCTCATGGGTGCCTATGCTTCCGGGAGCTCCCGCCATCTCAAGACTAGCATCTACATGCTGACCATGGTGATGGCGGTGGTACTACTGCCGGTATGTATCTTCTCATACAACCGCTTCGTCAGGTACaggatcaagcatcaagttgagccTACAACAAGACCACGACGACGACGAGAGAGGGCTGAGAAAGACGAGCAGCTTGAGTACCTGATGCTGCTAGGGGTCCTAGCTGCAAGTGTGACGTACCAGAGTGGCCTGCGACCGCCAGGTGGCGTGTGGCAAGAGGACAGCGCCGCCTATTCCGCCGGCGACCCGATGCTATTCGACATCAACAGGCGCCGGTACGACATCTTCTTCTACAGCAACTCCGCTTCGTTCATTGCTTCCGTCGTCGCCATCGTCATGCTGCTCCCGTTGACGCTTAGCAACCTAGAGCGGCTACGGCACTGCCTGCCGTTCCACACCGGTGACCCCAAGTGGGCGCTCTGGCCGGTCCACGCTGCCCTTTTGCTGGACATGCTCGGCCTCCTGGTGGCCTACGTGGCAGGAAGTACCAGGAATTGGGAGTCGTCCAGGAATGTGACATTCCTTTTCGTCCCCCTGCTCGTCTACATTTCGGCCTACCCACTAGTAGTGGCGATATTCATTCGTAACAAACACCGCAGATCCCCCCAGCAGTCAAGGATGCAAGCAGTAGAACAAATGCGGCCAGAAGTTTAG